A single genomic interval of Shewanella psychropiezotolerans harbors:
- a CDS encoding DUF3955 domain-containing protein yields MSHKLGIKSIIVSVLLLVLGGIFLLLENTFYQYVDEQGFLHESLFMPLGFFSVCLGLIIMLLVFISRFFTKK; encoded by the coding sequence GTGAGTCATAAACTTGGAATAAAGTCGATTATTGTTTCTGTCCTATTATTAGTTTTGGGTGGTATTTTTCTCTTATTGGAAAATACTTTCTACCAATATGTTGATGAACAAGGATTCCTGCATGAAAGCTTGTTTATGCCCTTGGGCTTTTTCAGTGTATGCCTGGGGTTAATCATCATGCTGCTGGTCTTTATTAGTCGATTCTTTACTAAGAAATAG
- a CDS encoding RsmB/NOP family class I SAM-dependent RNA methyltransferase, with product MTFLNEIKATSFEALNADTPAQKRALSYANTILHLFTQVMEKKLPADRVVGEYFRVNKKHGSKDRRVIRESLFALFRWWGWLNKFNTNIGTSTGTSTVNTGTQAWFTMLMLNARLESHSWEPFIAAWTGFSSQEKELTLDADAPLETVSAKCDWLASQFPAISFTTDDLVPEWFWQTCPIQDAEQRLAIVQALSSRPPIWARVQNIETNEAIEKLAQLDITATASEYFSDSISLGHKSINLNGMSLYREGELEIQDLGSQVVGQICAPSPNDNWWDTCSGAGGKSLQLKSLMLAQDKQAKGTIVASDVRRKPLEELAKRAKRAGFKGITTSPWKPDDLPVPHNHFDGVLVDAPCSCTGTWRRNPDMRWIDIIEAVQDMPSLQLDILSRSSQAVKIGGTLVYATCSLSPLENEYVVNAFLAKHADFTLEVTRHPFTGVEASMHLVLPYQADTDGMFVARMKRKC from the coding sequence GTGACATTTTTAAACGAGATCAAAGCGACCTCTTTTGAAGCCTTGAACGCAGATACTCCTGCGCAAAAGCGGGCTCTTAGCTACGCCAATACCATACTTCACCTATTTACTCAGGTGATGGAAAAGAAGCTGCCGGCCGATCGCGTTGTGGGTGAGTACTTTAGAGTCAATAAGAAGCATGGTTCTAAAGACAGGCGTGTGATCCGTGAGAGTTTGTTTGCACTTTTTCGTTGGTGGGGATGGTTAAACAAGTTCAACACTAATATCGGTACTAGTACTGGCACTAGCACAGTAAATACAGGCACCCAAGCTTGGTTCACTATGTTGATGCTTAATGCCCGCCTGGAGTCCCATTCATGGGAACCGTTTATTGCAGCCTGGACAGGCTTTTCCAGTCAAGAGAAAGAACTCACTCTCGATGCAGACGCACCTTTAGAGACAGTATCGGCAAAATGTGACTGGCTGGCTAGCCAGTTTCCAGCTATCTCTTTTACCACCGATGACTTGGTACCAGAGTGGTTCTGGCAGACTTGCCCCATCCAAGATGCCGAGCAGCGCTTGGCTATAGTCCAGGCCCTCTCTTCTCGCCCGCCTATCTGGGCCAGAGTGCAAAACATCGAAACCAATGAGGCCATAGAGAAGCTAGCCCAATTAGATATCACTGCCACGGCGAGTGAGTATTTTAGCGATAGCATCAGTCTTGGCCATAAGAGTATCAACCTTAACGGCATGTCACTATATCGTGAAGGCGAGCTTGAGATACAAGACTTAGGCTCACAAGTTGTCGGGCAAATATGTGCTCCGAGCCCAAATGATAACTGGTGGGATACCTGCAGCGGTGCAGGCGGTAAGAGCCTGCAATTAAAATCTTTGATGTTAGCCCAAGACAAACAAGCTAAGGGGACTATTGTCGCCTCAGATGTGCGCCGTAAACCGTTAGAAGAACTGGCCAAGCGCGCTAAACGTGCTGGCTTTAAAGGCATCACAACCTCCCCTTGGAAACCCGATGATCTGCCTGTGCCTCATAATCACTTCGATGGCGTACTTGTCGATGCCCCCTGTAGTTGCACAGGTACCTGGCGACGCAACCCGGATATGCGCTGGATAGACATTATTGAAGCCGTTCAGGACATGCCAAGCCTACAGCTGGATATTCTCAGCCGCTCCAGTCAGGCAGTTAAAATCGGTGGCACCTTGGTATATGCCACCTGTTCACTTTCCCCTTTGGAGAATGAATATGTGGTCAATGCCTTCTTGGCCAAGCACGCCGATTTTACGCTGGAAGTCACTAGACATCCGTTTACTGGCGTAGAGGCCAGTATGCATCTAGTCTTGCCATATCAAGCCGATACCGATGGCATGTTCGTCGCTCGAATGAAAAGAAAGTGCTGA
- a CDS encoding glutathione S-transferase family protein → MIDLYTAATPNGHKISIALEEMGLEYSVHHLDLMQADQKQSEFIAINPNGRIPAIIDRDNNDFAVFESGAILIYLAEKSGKLLPAHPDKRSQTLQWLMFQMSAVGPMMGQANVFHRYLPEKIPTAIERYQNESRRLFEVMNHQLSDNRYLSGDDYTIADIATWPWVRIFEWSGVDISGLGHLERWLNEIAKRPAVQIGIVTPPSSDLSDEELAEQIRKMVSK, encoded by the coding sequence ATGATCGACTTATATACCGCCGCAACCCCCAATGGCCATAAAATATCTATCGCACTAGAAGAGATGGGATTGGAGTATAGTGTCCATCACTTGGATTTGATGCAAGCCGATCAGAAGCAATCTGAATTTATCGCAATTAACCCCAATGGCCGTATCCCCGCCATTATCGATAGAGACAATAATGACTTCGCTGTATTCGAGTCCGGTGCCATTCTTATCTATCTAGCCGAAAAATCTGGAAAACTCTTGCCTGCACATCCTGACAAGCGCTCACAAACATTGCAATGGCTGATGTTCCAGATGTCCGCTGTAGGTCCTATGATGGGTCAAGCTAATGTCTTCCACCGTTACCTGCCAGAGAAGATCCCAACGGCCATCGAGCGCTATCAAAACGAGAGCCGTCGATTATTTGAAGTCATGAATCATCAGCTATCCGATAACCGCTACCTGTCAGGGGATGACTACACCATAGCCGACATAGCCACCTGGCCCTGGGTACGTATCTTTGAGTGGAGCGGCGTCGATATCTCGGGACTCGGGCACCTGGAACGCTGGTTGAATGAGATAGCCAAACGACCAGCAGTTCAGATAGGCATAGTGACACCGCCGTCATCGGACTTAAGCGATGAGGAGCTGGCTGAGCAGATTAGAAAGATGGTGTCTAAATAA
- a CDS encoding DUF2461 domain-containing protein translates to MFTTKSFSFLSLLSTNNEREWFKANQAQYEDEVRTPALKFIEAMQPHVLALSPRLTATSKKVGGSLMRPQRDARFSKDKTPYKTNVGIQFRHFQGKDVHAPGLYLHIANDGCFIGAGIWHPDSKALNKLRTCIDENPNAYKKALVQLREAGFEMEGSSLVRPPRGYDKTHPMLDELKRKDFIAIKSIGAKQITDKDFVSWFANEFKHTQKLMGYLCFALDLDY, encoded by the coding sequence ATGTTTACTACCAAGAGCTTCTCCTTTCTTTCCCTGCTCAGTACAAATAACGAACGGGAATGGTTCAAGGCTAATCAGGCCCAATATGAAGATGAAGTTCGCACACCGGCCCTTAAATTTATCGAAGCCATGCAGCCCCATGTGCTGGCGCTATCACCAAGATTAACTGCCACCTCCAAGAAAGTCGGTGGCAGCTTAATGCGTCCCCAGCGTGATGCCCGCTTCAGTAAAGACAAGACCCCATATAAAACCAATGTCGGCATTCAATTTCGTCACTTTCAGGGCAAAGATGTCCACGCTCCAGGCCTATATCTGCATATTGCCAACGATGGCTGCTTTATCGGTGCGGGGATTTGGCATCCCGACTCAAAGGCATTAAACAAACTACGTACCTGTATCGATGAAAACCCCAATGCCTATAAGAAGGCATTAGTTCAGTTGCGAGAAGCAGGATTCGAGATGGAGGGCAGCAGCCTGGTACGCCCGCCAAGAGGATATGATAAGACCCACCCCATGTTAGATGAGTTAAAGCGTAAAGACTTTATCGCCATCAAATCGATAGGGGCTAAACAGATCACAGATAAAGACTTTGTCTCCTGGTTTGCCAACGAATTTAAGCACACCCAAAAGCTAATGGGCTACCTATGCTTCGCACTAGATTTGGATTACTAA
- a CDS encoding YjiH family protein, translating into MNNEIGHASKNSESDPLEATAVKNYSTKRLLRFAFPSLVGVLLFLTPFIIDGKFTVIIAYLISSLNAYFKAYMLPISLMLTITSAVLSVIVPMTPLLEKSKNRFIQLFNPGAIWILIRVLGAISIIMIYLNIGPEWIWDRKTGGVMLLDVAPVLLILYFLSAIFLPLLTNYGLMEFIGTLLNKRFKRIFNLPGFAAVDALASWLSASSVGMILTIQQYRTGLYTKREAAMITTNFSVVSIAFAYVMLSFIKLEHLFIQWYISVVITGIICAIIVPKLPPLKKIPNDVFTNAPVTPRDEINIDGNPFKFALRKGIERADCAPSIWTQLKDGIHTASDVAITVFPTLMLIGVGGLALIEYTNVIQFLSIPLIPLLNLLQLPEASLAATAILSGVIEILMPSILGAHIESELTRFVVAGVAINEIIFLSEVAIILIRANIGLNLLNLLAIWCLRLLIALPILTLLGNIFVP; encoded by the coding sequence ATGAATAATGAAATAGGTCATGCCTCAAAAAATTCAGAGTCTGATCCGCTCGAAGCGACAGCAGTGAAGAACTATTCAACAAAGCGCTTACTACGTTTTGCTTTTCCTTCCTTAGTGGGGGTCCTATTGTTTTTAACACCATTCATAATAGATGGTAAATTTACAGTTATAATTGCTTACCTAATCTCCAGCCTTAATGCTTACTTCAAAGCATATATGCTACCGATATCGCTTATGTTGACGATTACATCAGCAGTCTTATCAGTCATTGTTCCTATGACTCCGCTCTTGGAAAAAAGTAAAAACCGCTTTATTCAATTGTTCAATCCGGGAGCTATCTGGATTTTAATTAGGGTATTAGGTGCCATCAGCATTATTATGATTTACCTAAATATAGGGCCAGAATGGATTTGGGATCGTAAGACCGGTGGCGTAATGCTGTTAGATGTAGCACCTGTCTTGCTAATTTTGTACTTCCTAAGTGCTATTTTTTTACCGTTATTGACAAATTATGGCTTAATGGAATTTATTGGAACATTATTAAATAAACGATTTAAACGAATATTCAATTTACCCGGTTTTGCAGCAGTAGATGCCCTTGCATCATGGCTATCAGCCTCTAGTGTAGGCATGATACTAACGATTCAACAATACCGAACAGGTCTCTATACCAAACGAGAAGCTGCAATGATAACGACTAATTTTTCTGTCGTTAGTATTGCTTTTGCGTATGTCATGTTATCGTTTATTAAGCTTGAACACTTATTTATTCAATGGTACATCTCTGTTGTAATAACTGGAATTATTTGCGCAATAATAGTGCCGAAACTACCGCCACTTAAAAAAATACCAAATGATGTTTTCACTAATGCTCCCGTGACTCCTCGCGATGAAATTAATATAGATGGAAACCCTTTTAAATTCGCACTTCGTAAAGGAATAGAGCGTGCGGATTGTGCTCCCTCAATCTGGACACAACTTAAAGACGGTATCCACACTGCTTCAGATGTCGCAATCACGGTTTTTCCAACACTGATGCTAATTGGAGTAGGAGGGCTTGCTTTAATTGAATATACCAACGTCATTCAATTCCTTTCAATACCATTAATTCCCTTACTTAATTTACTCCAACTACCAGAAGCTTCTCTCGCTGCAACCGCAATTCTTTCTGGAGTAATAGAAATATTAATGCCTTCAATTTTAGGTGCCCACATTGAAAGTGAGCTAACTCGTTTTGTAGTTGCTGGTGTGGCGATAAATGAAATCATTTTCTTATCTGAAGTGGCAATAATACTTATCAGGGCAAATATAGGTTTAAATCTATTAAACCTACTCGCAATTTGGTGTCTTCGTCTACTAATAGCGTTACCGATTTTAACCTTATTAGGGAATATTTTTGTACCTTGA
- the yqfB gene encoding N(4)-acetylcytidine aminohydrolase: MKDVPTKISFFEMLTPFVASGKKTITIRDESECHYVPGTQVEVYTLETNIKVCDIKIESVEPILFSEINEFHAQQEYLELPKLKEIISKVYPNTEQLYVISYKLV, encoded by the coding sequence ATGAAAGATGTACCAACTAAAATCAGCTTTTTTGAAATGCTCACCCCCTTTGTTGCATCAGGGAAAAAGACCATCACCATCAGGGATGAGTCTGAGTGTCATTATGTGCCAGGGACCCAGGTCGAGGTGTATACCTTAGAAACTAATATTAAGGTTTGTGACATAAAAATTGAGTCGGTAGAGCCGATACTCTTCAGCGAGATTAACGAGTTTCACGCCCAGCAAGAATACCTTGAGCTACCAAAGCTAAAGGAGATAATCAGTAAGGTTTATCCAAATACAGAACAACTCTACGTCATCTCCTACAAGTTGGTTTAG
- a CDS encoding DM13 domain-containing protein, whose amino-acid sequence MKKRLVLSFALSHVLAVFGGFVLGIYYLPILIAPAAPDSQVLALAAENRLFVAEFSRDREDSDALHWGEGEVSIGPDSVSFSGSLSPGPDYKLYLSPEFVETEADFNRLKSSMVQVGEVKTFENFILPMSVSIDPSQYNTVIVWCETFGQYITSAKYERRVN is encoded by the coding sequence ATGAAAAAACGGTTGGTTTTATCTTTTGCACTCTCTCATGTTCTGGCTGTGTTCGGTGGGTTTGTTTTGGGGATATATTACTTGCCTATACTGATAGCGCCCGCCGCGCCCGATAGCCAAGTATTGGCATTGGCTGCAGAGAACCGTTTATTTGTCGCTGAATTTTCTCGGGATAGAGAAGATAGCGATGCTTTGCATTGGGGGGAAGGGGAAGTATCAATTGGTCCCGATTCTGTCTCTTTTTCTGGGAGTCTCTCTCCCGGACCGGATTATAAACTTTATCTGTCTCCTGAGTTTGTGGAAACGGAAGCAGACTTTAATCGATTGAAGTCGTCTATGGTGCAAGTCGGTGAAGTGAAGACGTTTGAGAATTTTATCCTGCCTATGAGTGTCAGTATTGACCCTTCTCAATATAATACCGTTATCGTCTGGTGTGAAACATTCGGGCAATACATTACCTCAGCTAAATACGAGCGGAGAGTCAACTAG
- the speB gene encoding agmatinase: MSKKALNQPLSGNEMPRFGGPATMMRLPTQTNTVGLNACFIGIPLDIGTSNRPGARLAPRQIRDESRMLRPFNVYTGAAPFESIQVADIGDVAINTFNLQKSMDIIEHAYDEIISNNCKPLTLGGDHTITLPILRALSKKYGPMGMIHVDAHADTNEHMFGEKIAHGTPFRRAVEEGLIDGNRVAQIGLRGTGYSSKEFEWSREQGFRVVPVEECWNKSLVLLMSELREKLGKGPVYISFDIDGIDPAYAPGTGTAEIAGLTVPQALEIIRGCRGLDVIGCDLVEVSPPYDTSGNTSLLAANLLFEMLCVLPEVEYK; the protein is encoded by the coding sequence ATGAGTAAAAAAGCGTTAAACCAGCCACTTAGTGGAAATGAAATGCCCCGTTTTGGCGGCCCAGCTACAATGATGAGACTCCCAACTCAAACGAACACTGTTGGCCTAAATGCTTGTTTTATTGGAATACCACTGGATATTGGAACATCTAATAGGCCAGGAGCTCGTTTAGCCCCTCGCCAAATTCGAGATGAATCACGAATGTTGAGACCATTCAATGTCTACACTGGAGCAGCCCCTTTTGAAAGCATTCAAGTGGCTGATATAGGTGATGTTGCCATCAATACTTTCAACCTTCAAAAGAGTATGGACATTATTGAGCATGCATATGATGAGATTATCTCTAATAACTGTAAGCCTTTAACCCTCGGTGGTGATCATACTATTACATTGCCTATCTTGCGTGCTCTAAGTAAAAAATACGGCCCTATGGGGATGATCCATGTTGATGCTCATGCTGATACAAACGAACATATGTTTGGTGAAAAAATAGCTCATGGAACTCCATTTAGACGAGCAGTAGAAGAAGGACTAATTGATGGAAACCGAGTAGCACAAATAGGTTTACGTGGTACAGGATATTCATCCAAAGAGTTTGAGTGGTCAAGAGAGCAAGGATTCAGAGTTGTTCCTGTAGAAGAATGTTGGAATAAATCCCTAGTGCTTTTAATGTCAGAGCTAAGAGAAAAGCTTGGGAAAGGTCCGGTCTATATTAGTTTTGATATTGATGGTATAGACCCAGCCTACGCTCCTGGTACTGGAACGGCTGAGATAGCAGGATTAACAGTTCCTCAAGCTCTAGAAATTATTCGAGGTTGCCGTGGATTAGATGTGATAGGTTGCGACTTAGTCGAAGTTTCTCCTCCTTACGATACAAGTGGTAATACATCATTACTTGCAGCTAATTTACTTTTTGAAATGTTATGCGTATTGCCAGAAGTTGAATATAAATAG
- a CDS encoding methyl-accepting chemotaxis protein — MTFTLLIAMGMTTNAYTTVSQQVTDKVKVQLSDAINFHLKSTASEQGKIIETQLFPVLANLNQVRSIIELSGVNSVGADTIVKQFIAALEVQDKAVFAGYMVWDQKTWPTESEVQVAEAINSKGYLAPFFSPNSNNSFDSVAMESFNNTALNSNGERTDDWHLMPFETGRTFVMEPYIYPVRGRDELITTISQPIKVNGHIIGTLGFDLSLSELQGQSEKLAYKLFDGESNIIISSWKGAVLANSGAPSQVGKKVSRQLSSQWSDIQALARQAESGLMSIGSQEYAITSVNTSDSHWIVMVSVPRSKLIQGITEFETWSDIQNESAIKQGVLAGLFAVILGIVAMTMIGNSLGRILTNLVERFKDVAEGDGDLTYRIEKSGKDETAQLAHWFNTFLIRLQETLGTVMQTAEQVELSSAKGKLQAEDSKQKLLGQVNEVNSLATAINEMSATAQEIASSAVQAAAAASQVQSNSVSGMKQMSNTVSAVSDLALKINSAQGQTRNLAKSSAAIQGILSEIGGIADQTNLLALNAAIEAARAGEAGRGFAVVADEVRNLATRTQSSTEEIRKMLARLETETQSIVDLMQESQQQAIGTKEETQAAQQALAEINQAIEVINDMNNQIASAAEEQSAVAEEINRNVVVINDTAIDVMDSMTSAVTTSVELEGSAGDLRVELNRFKTK; from the coding sequence ATGACGTTTACGTTACTCATTGCTATGGGTATGACTACTAACGCGTATACGACAGTGAGTCAGCAGGTGACCGATAAGGTTAAGGTTCAGTTGAGCGATGCGATTAATTTCCATTTGAAATCCACTGCATCGGAACAGGGGAAAATAATAGAGACTCAACTGTTTCCGGTGCTTGCCAATTTAAATCAAGTTCGATCAATCATAGAGTTGAGCGGTGTAAATTCGGTCGGTGCCGATACCATAGTTAAACAATTTATCGCCGCGTTAGAGGTTCAGGACAAGGCAGTATTTGCAGGCTATATGGTATGGGATCAAAAAACTTGGCCCACAGAATCGGAAGTTCAAGTTGCAGAAGCAATCAATAGTAAGGGCTATCTAGCTCCTTTCTTTTCTCCTAATTCCAATAATAGCTTCGATTCCGTTGCGATGGAGAGTTTCAACAACACAGCGCTCAATAGTAATGGTGAACGGACTGATGACTGGCACTTAATGCCGTTTGAAACCGGTCGTACCTTCGTTATGGAGCCCTATATCTATCCGGTTCGTGGCAGAGATGAATTGATCACTACCATTAGCCAACCCATAAAAGTGAACGGCCACATTATTGGTACCTTGGGTTTCGATTTATCCCTGTCAGAGCTTCAGGGGCAGAGTGAGAAACTGGCGTATAAATTATTTGATGGTGAGAGTAATATTATTATTTCATCCTGGAAAGGAGCGGTGCTGGCCAACAGCGGCGCACCATCACAAGTCGGTAAAAAAGTTTCCAGGCAATTATCTTCTCAATGGTCCGATATTCAAGCATTAGCCCGTCAAGCAGAAAGTGGATTGATGTCCATAGGTTCCCAAGAATATGCGATCACCTCAGTCAATACCTCTGACTCTCATTGGATCGTGATGGTCTCTGTTCCCAGAAGTAAACTGATCCAAGGGATAACAGAGTTTGAAACCTGGAGTGATATACAGAATGAGAGTGCGATTAAACAAGGGGTTTTAGCAGGTCTCTTCGCTGTCATACTCGGTATTGTCGCCATGACCATGATAGGTAACTCTCTGGGAAGAATACTCACTAATCTGGTTGAACGTTTTAAAGATGTCGCCGAGGGAGACGGTGATTTAACTTATCGGATTGAAAAAAGTGGTAAGGATGAAACGGCGCAGCTAGCACATTGGTTTAATACCTTCTTAATCCGTTTACAGGAGACATTAGGTACTGTCATGCAGACGGCTGAACAGGTTGAACTGAGTTCTGCTAAGGGTAAGTTACAAGCAGAAGATTCAAAGCAGAAGCTGCTTGGCCAAGTTAACGAAGTTAACTCTCTGGCCACAGCTATCAATGAGATGAGCGCAACGGCGCAGGAGATTGCCAGTTCGGCTGTTCAAGCGGCTGCGGCAGCAAGCCAGGTGCAATCCAATAGTGTAAGTGGCATGAAACAGATGAGCAACACGGTATCGGCAGTGAGTGATTTAGCATTAAAGATCAACAGTGCTCAGGGACAAACTCGAAATCTAGCAAAGTCCAGTGCTGCGATTCAGGGGATTTTATCGGAAATAGGCGGGATTGCAGATCAAACTAATTTACTCGCACTCAATGCAGCTATTGAAGCTGCGAGAGCGGGCGAAGCGGGGCGGGGTTTCGCTGTCGTTGCCGATGAAGTTCGTAATCTGGCAACCCGGACTCAGAGTTCGACCGAAGAGATCCGTAAAATGCTTGCACGTTTGGAAACTGAAACCCAGTCTATCGTTGATTTGATGCAAGAAAGTCAACAGCAGGCCATAGGAACGAAAGAGGAAACGCAAGCTGCTCAGCAAGCACTTGCAGAGATCAATCAGGCGATTGAAGTTATAAATGACATGAATAATCAAATCGCTTCAGCGGCAGAGGAGCAAAGCGCCGTAGCTGAAGAGATTAATCGTAACGTAGTGGTGATTAATGATACGGCAATTGATGTGATGGATAGCATGACTTCTGCGGTTACCACAAGCGTTGAACTGGAGGGGAGTGCTGGGGATCTTCGAGTCGAGTTAAATAGATTTAAAACTAAGTAG
- a CDS encoding sugar MFS transporter, which produces MAGGTPITSSGSQSQDSKSRVGSVFVASQYKGAMVLLVVLYFIIGFTTVLNDILIPVMREIHQLSNMEAMFVQSAFFIAFAIWAIPAGLVMEKIGYKRSLVLALGIMGIGYLLFIPAAHYMEYMGVLFALFVLATGVAFLQVALNPLIVKVGPEQTGSARMNLGGSFNSFATTIGPVIGGAVILSSVQEIDFTSHGEYIIAKAAAVQIPYLVQAVAIIGIAALIYFTRLPKIDSVSTSSAGSQVKGSFFDHKHLMYGAGGIFCYVGVEVSIGSILMLYLATPEMGGLGHEQAVPLLAYYWGSTMLGRLIGFVVCQKIRTQYLLQIVTVAALVLILGSFMPFALENTLAIPVLFSDMAAIEVPLAALFLILCGLCHSVMWPAIFPLSIANLGAFTPKASGLLCTMIVGGGILPPLQGFLADSIGYKWSFILCALCYVYILFFAFIGYKAGQSSEVDEASTDEVSVAST; this is translated from the coding sequence ATGGCTGGCGGAACCCCAATCACGAGCTCAGGCTCTCAGTCACAAGACAGTAAGTCTCGAGTCGGCAGCGTGTTTGTCGCCTCCCAATACAAGGGAGCCATGGTGTTACTGGTCGTGCTCTACTTTATTATCGGTTTCACCACAGTATTGAACGATATTCTTATTCCTGTGATGCGAGAAATTCATCAATTGTCGAACATGGAAGCCATGTTTGTGCAGTCGGCTTTTTTCATCGCATTCGCCATCTGGGCTATTCCCGCAGGACTTGTGATGGAGAAGATAGGTTATAAGCGCTCCTTGGTCCTGGCATTGGGCATCATGGGTATCGGCTATCTCTTGTTTATTCCCGCCGCCCACTATATGGAATACATGGGAGTGTTGTTTGCACTCTTCGTGCTGGCCACTGGTGTCGCATTCTTACAAGTCGCCCTTAACCCTTTAATCGTCAAAGTTGGCCCGGAACAAACGGGATCGGCGCGGATGAATTTAGGTGGCAGCTTTAACTCCTTTGCGACTACGATTGGCCCGGTTATCGGCGGCGCCGTTATCTTATCCAGCGTGCAGGAGATAGACTTTACCTCCCATGGCGAATATATCATCGCCAAGGCGGCTGCGGTTCAAATTCCTTATTTGGTGCAAGCCGTGGCGATTATCGGTATCGCGGCACTTATCTATTTCACCCGACTGCCGAAAATCGACAGTGTTAGTACATCCTCGGCCGGTAGTCAGGTAAAGGGATCCTTTTTCGACCATAAGCACTTGATGTATGGCGCAGGGGGGATCTTCTGTTACGTGGGGGTCGAAGTCTCTATTGGTTCGATTCTCATGTTGTATCTGGCAACTCCAGAGATGGGCGGTCTTGGACACGAGCAGGCTGTGCCTTTGCTGGCGTACTACTGGGGCAGTACCATGCTTGGTCGCTTGATTGGCTTCGTGGTTTGTCAGAAGATCCGCACTCAATATCTATTGCAGATAGTCACAGTGGCTGCGTTAGTACTTATCTTGGGTAGTTTTATGCCCTTCGCACTGGAAAATACCCTGGCTATTCCCGTGTTATTCAGCGATATGGCAGCCATAGAAGTGCCGCTTGCTGCCCTGTTTCTTATTCTGTGTGGTTTGTGTCATTCGGTCATGTGGCCGGCGATTTTTCCCTTATCGATCGCAAATTTAGGCGCGTTCACTCCCAAGGCTTCGGGCCTGCTGTGCACCATGATAGTTGGTGGCGGTATTTTGCCACCACTCCAGGGTTTTTTGGCAGACTCTATCGGTTATAAGTGGAGCTTTATTCTCTGTGCACTCTGTTATGTCTATATCCTGTTCTTTGCCTTCATCGGCTATAAGGCAGGCCAGAGTAGCGAGGTAGATGAAGCAAGTACCGATGAGGTTTCGGTGGCTAGCACCTAA